The following coding sequences lie in one Pecten maximus unplaced genomic scaffold, xPecMax1.1, whole genome shotgun sequence genomic window:
- the LOC117320525 gene encoding flocculation protein FLO11-like has product MKFFTSTQTVVSEVKYSTSTQTLVSEVKYSTSTQALVSEVKYSTSTQTLVSEVKYSTSTQALVSEVKYSTSTQTLVSEVRYSTSTQTLVSEVRYSTSTQTLVSEVKYSTSTQTLVSEVKYSTSTQTVVLEVKYSTSTQTLVSEVRYSTSTQTLVSEVKYSTSTQTLVSEVKYSTSTQTVVSEVRYSTSTQTLVSEVKYSTSTQTLVSEVKYSTSTQSVVSEVRYSTSTQTLVSEVRYSTSTQTLVSEVKYSTSTQTLVSEVRYSTSTQTLVSEVKYSTSTQTVVSEVRYSTSTQTLVSEVRYFTSTQTVVSRSELFHLHTNSGVRSEVFYLHTNSGVRSEVFYLHTNSGVRSEVFYLHTNSGVRSEVFHLHTNSGVRSEVFHLHTNSGVRSEVFHLHTNSGVRSEVFYLHTNSGVRSEVFYLHTNSGVRSEVFHLHTNSGVRSEVFHLHTNSGVRSEVFHLHTNSSVRSEVFHLHTNSGVRSEVFHLHTNSGVRSEVFHLHTNCGVRSEVFYLHTNSGVRS; this is encoded by the coding sequence ATGAAGTTTTTCACCTccacacaaactgtggtgtcaGAAGTGAAGTATTCCACCTCCACACAAACTCTGGTGTCAGAAGTGAAGTATTCTACCTCCACACAAGCTCTGGTGTCAGAAGTGAAGTATTCCACCTCCACACAAACTCTGGTGTCAGAAGTGAAGTATTCTACCTCCACACAAGCTCTGGTGTCAGAAGTGAAGTATTCCACCTCCACACAAACTCTGGTGTCAGAAGTGAGGTATTCTACCTCCACACAAACTCTGGTTTCAGAAGTGAGGTATTCCACCTCCACACAAACTCTGGTGTCAGAAGTGAAGTATTCCACCTCCACACAAACTCTGGTGTCAGAAGTGAAGTATTCTACCTccacacaaactgtggtgttAGAAGTGAAGTATTCCACCTCCACACAAACTCTGGTGTCAGAAGTGAGGTATTCCACCTCCACACAAACTCTGGTGTCAGAAGTGAAGTATTCTACCTCCACACAAACTCTGGTGTCAGAAGTGAAGTATTCCACTTccacacaaactgtggtgtcaGAAGTGAGGTATTCCACTTCCACACAAACTCTGGTGTCAGAAGTGAAGTATTCTACCTCCACACAAACTCTGGTGTCAGAAGTGAAGTATTCCACTTCCACACAATCTGTGGTGTCAGAAGTGAGGTATTCCACTTCCACACAAACTCTGGTGTCAGAAGTGAGGTATTCCACTTCCACACAAACTCTGGTGTCAGAAGTGAAGTATTCCACCTCCACACAAACTCTGGTGTCAGAAGTGAGGTATTCTACCTCCACACAAACTCTGGTGTCAGAAGTGAAGTATTCTACCTCCACACAAACTGTGGTTTCAGAAGTGAGGTATTCTACCTCCACACAAACTCTGGTTTCAGAAGTGAGGTATTTCACCTCCACACAAACTGTGGTTTCCAGAAGTGAATTATTCCACCTCCACACAAACTCTGGTGTCAGAAGTGAAGTATTCTACCTCCACACAAACTCTGGTGTCAGAAGTGAGGTATTCTACCTCCACACAAACTCTGGTGTCAGAAGTGAGGTATTCTACCTCCACACAAACTCTGGTGTCAGAAGTGAAGTATTCCACCTCCACACAAACTCTGGTGTCAGAAGTGAAGTATTCCACCTCCACACAAACTCTGGTGTCAGAAGTGAAGTATTCCACCTCCACACAAACTCTGGTGTCAGAAGTGAGGTATTCTACCTCCACACAAACTCTGGTGTCAGAAGTGAGGTATTCTACCTCCACACAAACTCTGGTGTCAGAAGTGAAGTATTCCACCTCCACACAAACTCTGGTGTCAGAAGTGAGGTATTCCACCTCCACACAAACTCTGGTGTCAGAAGTGAAGTATTCCACCTCCACACAAACTCTAGTGTCAGAAGTGAAGTATTCCACCTCCACACAAACTCTGGTGTCAGAAGTGAAGTATTCCACCTCCACACAAACTCTGGTGTCAGAAGTGAAGTATTCCACCTccacacaaactgtggtgtcaGAAGTGAAGTATTCTACCTCCACACAAACTCTGGTGTCAGAAGTTAA